The Odocoileus virginianus isolate 20LAN1187 ecotype Illinois chromosome 3, Ovbor_1.2, whole genome shotgun sequence genome includes a window with the following:
- the MISP3 gene encoding uncharacterized protein MISP3 produces the protein METPIEREIRRSCEREESLRRSRGLSPGRAGSELVELRVRPVLSLPGPSPALPRALERARAGAQMQRDIEREAYRQAALARPEVPKQSARPPPQPLGELKRFFEAGCYSSPAVEGSADTQRLPEPGGRPHSVVQGRCPVLALAPPPIAPSLLEQEVREVNERERELQRQRLSLYGTAEFKEPAPSLTVSRGDGKLAVIWPPRRKASENGLEQEEP, from the exons ATGGAGACGCCCATCGAGCGCGAAATCCGCCGCAGCTGCGAACGCGAGGAAAGCTTGCGCCGGAGCCGGGGCCTGAGCCCAGGTCGCGCGGGCAGTGAACTCGTCGAACTGCGCGTGCGGCCGGTGCTCAGCCTGCCGGGCCCCAGCCCCGCGCTCCCGCGCGCTTTGGAGCGCGCTCGAGCGGGCGCGCAGATGCAGCGAGACATCGAGCGGGAGGCCTATCGGCAGGCGGCGCTGGCGCGCCCCGAGGTCCCGAAGCAGAGCGCCCGGCCGCCGCCGCAGCCGCTGGGCGAGCTCAAGCGCTTCTTCGAGGCTGGGTGCTACTCCTCACCCGCGGTGGAGGGCAGCGCAGACACGCAGCGGCTGCCCGAGCCCGGAGGCCGGCCGCATTCAGTCGTACAGGGCCGGTGTCCGGTGCTGGCTCTCGCCCCGCCGCCTATCGCACCGTCGCTGCTGGAGCAAGAGGTGCGCGAGGTGAATGAGCGCGAGCGGGAGCTGCAGCGCCAGCGGCTGAGCCTCTACGGCACCGCCGAGTTCAAGGAGCCCGCGCCCAGCCTAACGG TGAGCAGGGGCGACGGAAAGCTGGCGGTGATCTGGCCTCCTCGCAGAAAGGCTTCGGAGAACGGTCTGGAACAG GAGGAGCCTTGA